One Ostrea edulis chromosome 2, xbOstEdul1.1, whole genome shotgun sequence genomic region harbors:
- the LOC125680760 gene encoding proteolipid protein DM beta-like: MGTLEKLGNCPFASLIATIIVFVGVGVFCGTLYRALQIIIINVMEGLFQFSVPWLSVIQNVFIVNGVVMALFSILLLVFGFLATGATRQNVYSGKSCIMGGRVSAGFFMAMSFLLSLCWVVILGVATIPVFLYIMLGSFCNHEVYGNSFENVDRCFELRNFGIYRNFTYPFLGVQAPGNDKICNPSELRLLCDNFAEAGPLFCTALAGAACIIIGMMLFMSVLSANYTRINISKELTDYRNAVDMEEIDLHSNGRGILDNSYERGSFK, encoded by the exons ATGg GTACACTTGAGAAGCTGGGGAACTGTCCGTTTGCCTCCCTGATAGCCACCATCATTGTGTTTGTTGGAGTGGGTGTGTTCTGTGGGACCCTATACAGAGCACTCCAGATCATTATAATCAATGTTATGGAGGGACTGTTTCAGTTTTCAGTTCCATG GCTGTCAGTTATACAGAATGTGTTCATTGTGAATGGTGTTGTGATGGCCCTGTTCTCTATTCTTCTGTTGGTTTTCGGTTTCCTTGCAACAGGAGCTACACGACAAAATGTTTACTCTGGAAAGAGTTGCATCATGGGAGGGCGAGTGTCTGCAGGATTT TTTATGGCAATGTCGTTCCTGCTCAGTTTATGCTGGGTGGTGATTCTGGGTGTGGCCACCATTCCTGTGTTTCTGTATATCATGCTGGGTTCGTTCTGTAACCATGAGGTGTATGGAAACAGCTTTGAAAACGTCGATCGCTGTTTCGAGCTCCGTAATTTTG GTATCTACAGGAATTTCACATACCCGTTTCTGGGAGTACAAGCTCCAGGGAACGACAAGATCTGCAACCCTTCAGAGCTGAGGCTCTTGTGCGATAAT TTTGCTGAGGCTGGTCCACTGTTTTGTACCGCCCTTGCTGGGGCGGCTTGTATTATCATTGGCATG ATGCTTTTCATGTCGGTCCTGTCGGCTAACTACACCCGAATCAATATATCCAAAGAGCTGACGGACTACCGCAACGCTGTCGACATGGAGGAGATAGACCTTCACAGCAATGGAAGGGGAATTCTAGACAATTCATACGAAAGGGGCAGCTTCAAATGA